AATCCACTGCAAAATAAACTGTTACAATAAAAAAGCTAAAATTTTTATTTACATTACGATTTTTGTCCTCAATTTCGTTGCCGGGAATGGCTGTTCTCTTTTTCCGGTCGATCTCCGTTTTATACTCCCTAATTACAGCTAAAATCTTACCGCCTGCAATCTTTTAGCTGCCATTTCGGGGCGACTATGGTTTCCAGGCACCCTCCCGGAGAAAGGGCGGGCTGTCGATTGTGATTTGTTAAAATTAAAGAGGATATTTATTTCGAAATCCACCAAATTTTCATTATATACTAAGTCAATAAAGAATTGCGCGACAGGTCAAATCCTCCATGGACTGAACAGTCGGATACCACTGGGGTCCATCTCGGAAATATTTCGGCTCTTATTCCAATTAATGGGTATTATGAAATACCCATTAATTACCCGTTAATTCACCTTGTTTTTCTTTTTTTTTCCAGTTAGGGATGAGTAATGTCGCAGTGTATCATGCAAGAAACGCCTTCGAGAGACCTTTAACGAGTGGAACCCAACAAGTGGAAATGGAAAGCGTGGCTGCACTCCGGGACTTTTTTCTGGCTCGAAACAGGCCTGAACTCGAGCGGGCCTACGGAGAGTTGACCAAGAATTTTCCGGAGGACGTGCCTGAAGTGGAAGACTGGGAAGAGGTTGAATTTGCTTTCAACCGACTCTTTGTAGGACCGGCCGCCTTGGAAGCGCCGCCGTTCGCTTCCGTCTATTTAGATTCCGAGCCGCTGGTCATGAGCGAGACAACCCTGGAAGTCCGAGAGATGTATGCGTCAATCGGTCTTGAATCCCCCTGGAAGAACAGGTTACCGGACGATCACATCAGTCTGGAACTGGATGCAACCCTGGCCATGAATC
This genomic interval from Deltaproteobacteria bacterium contains the following:
- a CDS encoding molecular chaperone TorD family protein, which codes for MESVAALRDFFLARNRPELERAYGELTKNFPEDVPEVEDWEEVEFAFNRLFVGPAALEAPPFASVYLDSEPLVMSETTLEVREMYASIGLESPWKNRLPDDHISLELDATLAMNHIALQSGLAEVQELRSRFLEHMDRWVSRFVDRMNKAPSIHPAIGYAARCLAEWLKHSLENIRGVTGNNGGEV